The sequence TGATCGAAAGGTCTGCATACTTCACTGCACCGATACCTATGGTCTTTGCCAGTGCTTCTAGTTCTTCTTCCGAATAGCTCTCTTTGTCATTGATCGTCTCTTTGGCTTTTGCAACAGCCTCATCAAGCAGCTCAATCAGTTTAACTGTTCCGCCTTCACGTGTTTTAAATGGTTTTCCGTCTTTACCCATCATCGTACCAAAGGCAATATGCTCAAGCTTCACCTCTTCAGGAACAAAGCCGGCCTCTTTTGCCACTTTGAATACCTGTTTAAAGTGTTCCCCCTGTCTTGCATCCACCACATACGCAATACGCTCTGCCCCCAGTGTCTTTGCCCTATAACGCAATGCTGCAAGGTCGGTAGTGGCATAAAGGTAGCCTCCATCACCCTTTTGAACGATCACCGGGATTTCCTCCCCTTCCAAAAAGACACACTGTGCACCATCACTCTGTGTCAATAATCCTTTGGCATCCAGATCACTTATGACACTATGCAGGTCATCATTGTAAAAACTCTCTGCACGGACATCTTCACGCGTCAGGTTAACACTCAGTTTTTCATACACCTCTTCACAGTGCCCCAAAGAGATATCTATAAATTTTTGCCAAAGTGCCAAACAGTGACTGTCACCACTTTGGATCTTGACCACATACTCTCTAGCTTTATCTGCAAATGCCTCATCTTCATCAAAACGCCCTTTCGCATCCTTATAAAACTGCTCAAGGTCTTTCAAACTTACCGTACCCTCTTCATGTATCTCTTCAAGGTAGGCAATAAGCATTCCAAACTGTGTACCCCAGTCTCCAATATGGTTTTGACGTATGACCTCATCCCCTAGGTAGGTTAAAAGGTTTGCCAAGGTATCACCGATGATCGTTGAACGCAAGTGTCCTACATGCATCTGTTTTGCCATGTTCGGACCGGAATAATCTACCACTACCTTGATAGGTGTTTCTCGCTCTTCTACACCAAGCCTACTATCTTTACGTGCCACTTCACATTGTGAAGCCAACCAAAAAGGATTGAGCCATAGGTTAATAAATCCCGGTCCTGCTATCTCTGCTTTCGCCAAAATCCCTGTTAGGTCAAGATTTTCTATGATCTCTGTAGCTATCATCCTAGGATTTTTACCCAGTTTTTTAGACAATGCCATCGCACCGTTAAACTGAAAGTCCCCAAACTCAGGCTTTGTTGCTTCCGTTACGCTCATAGGCTCAGCATCTATACCTGCTTTGGAAAAAGCTTCTTTGATCACATGATTGATTTGTAATTTTAATTTCATAGGTTGTCCGTCATAGTTAATATGGAATTGTAGTAGAAAATAGCTTCATAGCTATTTGGAGGAGTATTTTCAACACTGAGTCACAAAGTACTCAGCATTAAACTTAAGCATTTTCGCTTTTTTTCTCTTCTGTTGAAGCTTCAACTTTAGGCTCATCTTTTGAAGCAATCTCTTTAGGCTCTTCTTCGTCCTCTTTAATTGCTTTTTTAAAGTCTTTGATACCTTTTCCCATACCTTTAGCAAGATCTGGAATCTTCTTTGCTCCAAAAAGAAGCACAACAATCGCCAATACGATTAGTAATTCTGGCATACTTGGCATACCCATGTTAATCCTTTATATTCGCTACAATGAGCATTAATTTGAACAATTATACTGCAATAAATTTAATATTACTTTTCACCTAACCATTGTCTTATAAATTTTTCTTCCTCTTCTATACTTTGTTTCAATCTAGCGGCCCTTGCAACGATCACAAAACGTTTGGTCGCTTCCTCTACCGTATCATTGATAATCGTAAAGTCATACTCCCCGACTGCTTTTATCTCACCTTTTGCATTTTCAATGCGCTTCACGATCACTGACTCATCATCTGTAGATCGTGCCCGAAGTCTTGTCTCCAATGCGTTTAATGTCGGCGGTGTGATAAATGCTGAAGTAGTAATGTCGTTCATCTTTGCACGCACAAGTCTATGACCCTGTACATCGATGTC is a genomic window of Sulfurovum sp. XGS-02 containing:
- the gmk gene encoding guanylate kinase; the protein is MQKGAILVLSGPSGAGKSTIINAASDEIGEYYFSISTTTRAPRVGEEDGKDYFFVTKESFEEDIKAGNFLEYAEVHGNYYGTSLKPVREALEEGKLVIFDIDVQGHRLVRAKMNDITTSAFITPPTLNALETRLRARSTDDESVIVKRIENAKGEIKAVGEYDFTIINDTVEEATKRFVIVARAARLKQSIEEEEKFIRQWLGEK
- the argS gene encoding arginine--tRNA ligase: MKLKLQINHVIKEAFSKAGIDAEPMSVTEATKPEFGDFQFNGAMALSKKLGKNPRMIATEIIENLDLTGILAKAEIAGPGFINLWLNPFWLASQCEVARKDSRLGVEERETPIKVVVDYSGPNMAKQMHVGHLRSTIIGDTLANLLTYLGDEVIRQNHIGDWGTQFGMLIAYLEEIHEEGTVSLKDLEQFYKDAKGRFDEDEAFADKAREYVVKIQSGDSHCLALWQKFIDISLGHCEEVYEKLSVNLTREDVRAESFYNDDLHSVISDLDAKGLLTQSDGAQCVFLEGEEIPVIVQKGDGGYLYATTDLAALRYRAKTLGAERIAYVVDARQGEHFKQVFKVAKEAGFVPEEVKLEHIAFGTMMGKDGKPFKTREGGTVKLIELLDEAVAKAKETINDKESYSEEELEALAKTIGIGAVKYADLSINRESNYIFNWDKMLSFEGNTSLYMQYAYARIQSIFRKYGGPVEGDIVIGDALEHRLATMILRFEDILNRAAVDAAPNQITTYLYELATLFMRFYEQNPILKEGVDEATKMSRLLLADLTAKTIKQGLDILGIETVDKL
- a CDS encoding twin-arginine translocase TatA/TatE family subunit, whose protein sequence is MGMPSMPELLIVLAIVVLLFGAKKIPDLAKGMGKGIKDFKKAIKEDEEEPKEIASKDEPKVEASTEEKKSENA